One Ignavibacterium sp. DNA segment encodes these proteins:
- a CDS encoding TIGR02710 family CRISPR-associated CARF protein: MIENNSKKVLIMTVGTGASGSDVAHGLFFSIKDSNPAILILIGSSKSFETTLPHLKNMINAENINLEIVENLIEEVNDLENLHFQYSDIIKKLLKQGYSLNKICVDYTSGTKAMSAALVSAAIENKVGSLSYVYGDRGDGGRVKSGTERRNSFSPNKFYSKNIFDKAVELFNIYRFNSCIELLEKHEFHPEYQGKSELLIKLSKMFDAWDKFNFSYAWEISNNILVENLKEFDLKNRFEKYYKPFLRELKEKNLSYEKIFELIQNSDRRAKEGKFDDAVARLYRTLEMIGQIEFEKVFNCSTSDVRIENIPTEFADEINAKYLDSKDNKIKLPLFATFDLLNKHNNPLGIKFFENIENIKKVLQLRNNSILAHGMKSLDGKLYSEASELVNLFFSEIEKPHYVKEFPEIK; this comes from the coding sequence ATGATTGAAAACAATTCCAAAAAAGTTTTAATTATGACTGTCGGCACCGGTGCTAGCGGTTCGGATGTCGCACACGGTTTATTTTTTTCTATCAAAGATTCTAACCCTGCCATTCTCATTCTTATTGGCTCATCAAAGAGCTTTGAGACTACTCTGCCACACTTGAAAAATATGATTAATGCTGAAAATATTAATTTAGAAATAGTTGAAAATTTAATTGAAGAGGTAAATGATCTTGAAAATCTTCATTTTCAATACTCTGATATAATTAAAAAATTATTAAAACAAGGTTATTCATTAAATAAAATTTGTGTTGATTATACAAGCGGAACAAAGGCTATGTCAGCTGCATTAGTAAGTGCCGCAATAGAAAACAAAGTTGGTTCTTTATCTTATGTTTACGGAGATCGAGGTGATGGAGGAAGAGTAAAATCAGGTACTGAAAGACGAAACTCATTTTCTCCGAATAAATTTTATTCTAAAAATATATTTGATAAAGCTGTTGAACTATTTAACATTTACCGCTTTAACAGTTGTATAGAACTTTTGGAGAAGCACGAGTTCCATCCGGAATATCAGGGAAAATCTGAATTACTTATAAAGCTTTCTAAAATGTTTGATGCCTGGGATAAATTTAATTTTTCTTATGCTTGGGAAATTTCAAACAATATTCTTGTAGAAAATCTTAAAGAATTTGATTTGAAGAACAGATTTGAAAAATACTATAAACCATTTTTAAGGGAATTAAAGGAAAAGAATCTTTCTTATGAGAAGATATTTGAATTAATACAAAATTCAGATAGACGGGCAAAGGAAGGTAAATTTGATGATGCAGTTGCCAGATTGTACCGCACATTAGAAATGATTGGACAAATAGAATTTGAAAAAGTTTTCAATTGTTCCACTTCAGATGTTAGGATTGAAAATATTCCCACAGAGTTTGCTGATGAAATCAATGCGAAGTATTTAGATAGTAAGGATAATAAAATCAAACTTCCGCTTTTTGCAACTTTTGATTTGTTAAATAAGCACAATAATCCATTAGGGATTAAATTCTTTGAAAATATAGAAAATATTAAAAAGGTGCTTCAACTTAGGAATAATTCAATTCTTGCGCACGGAATGAAATCATTAGATGGAAAATTGTATTCTGAAGCATCTGAGTTGGTAAATTTATTTTTTAGTGAGATTGAAAAGCCACATTATGTAAAAGAATTTCCGGAGATTAAATGA
- the cas2 gene encoding CRISPR-associated endonuclease Cas2, with protein sequence MIHTEPISKVFYIAVYDISNPKRLPKVLKTFRKYMNWVQNSAFEGVLTAKQFKALKDRLISIINKEKDSIIFYYAEEQKHIGKKILGTEKNEITQFF encoded by the coding sequence ATGATCCATACAGAGCCAATTAGTAAAGTGTTTTATATAGCTGTTTATGACATATCTAACCCTAAAAGACTACCGAAAGTGTTAAAGACTTTCAGAAAGTATATGAATTGGGTTCAAAACTCTGCTTTTGAAGGTGTTTTAACTGCAAAGCAATTTAAAGCATTAAAAGATAGATTGATAAGTATTATTAACAAAGAAAAAGATTCTATTATCTTTTACTATGCCGAAGAACAAAAACATATAGGTAAAAAAATATTAGGAACTGAAAAAAATGAAATTACACAGTTTTTTTAA
- the cas1b gene encoding type I-B CRISPR-associated endonuclease Cas1b, translating to MKNNIYIFSNSVLSRKNDSLILNTLADTEPLNKIDIFEDKEEHIILPPAKSETNGSSKHIPAESVESIYTFGEVRFNTQLFKCLNNYSIPVHIFNYYGNYIGSFMPVNHNGSGDIQLLQYSAYLNQNRRIYIAKKIIESSLKNILTSLKAYTYTGLDLDEQINTISAYIEQVRFAETIQELMGFEGQVRNIYYESWQKILKQQNDFYRRMKNPPVGTVNSLISFGNSLLYAVCFSEIYRTRLSPFIGFIHEVGDNKHPLTYDLSEIFKPVIVDKVIFRVINLNIIQPDDFKPTEKGLYLKDNARKKFVEEFEKRLSTVILHKRINRRLSFRSLIRMECYNLINYLNGKLKSYDPYRAN from the coding sequence GTGAAAAACAACATTTACATATTCTCGAATTCTGTTCTGTCCAGAAAGAATGATTCATTAATTCTTAATACTTTAGCGGATACTGAACCTCTTAACAAAATAGATATTTTTGAAGACAAAGAAGAGCATATTATTCTGCCGCCTGCTAAATCTGAAACAAATGGCAGCTCAAAACATATACCTGCTGAATCTGTAGAATCTATTTATACTTTTGGTGAAGTAAGATTTAATACTCAGTTGTTTAAATGTCTTAATAATTATTCAATACCTGTGCACATATTTAATTATTACGGAAACTATATCGGCAGTTTTATGCCAGTAAATCATAATGGATCAGGTGATATTCAGTTACTGCAATACAGTGCTTATCTTAACCAAAACAGAAGAATTTATATCGCAAAAAAGATTATTGAATCTTCACTGAAAAATATATTGACCAGCTTAAAAGCATATACATATACAGGGCTTGATCTTGATGAGCAGATTAACACTATCTCAGCCTATATTGAACAAGTTAGATTTGCTGAAACTATACAAGAACTAATGGGCTTTGAAGGACAGGTTAGAAATATTTATTACGAAAGCTGGCAGAAAATATTAAAACAACAAAATGATTTTTATAGAAGAATGAAAAATCCACCTGTTGGTACTGTAAACTCACTAATTTCATTCGGTAACTCATTGCTGTATGCTGTATGCTTTTCCGAAATATATAGAACAAGATTAAGCCCTTTTATTGGCTTTATACACGAGGTTGGCGATAACAAACATCCATTGACTTATGATCTTTCTGAAATATTTAAACCTGTAATTGTTGATAAAGTTATTTTCAGAGTGATAAACCTTAATATTATTCAACCAGATGATTTTAAACCAACTGAAAAAGGATTATATCTGAAGGATAATGCTAGAAAAAAATTTGTTGAAGAATTTGAAAAAAGACTCAGCACTGTAATACTGCATAAAAGAATTAACAGAAGGCTTTCATTCAGGTCCTTAATTAGAATGGAATGTTATAACTTAATTAATTATTTAAACGGTAAACTTAAATCCTATGATCCATACAGAGCCAATTAG
- a CDS encoding DUF1887 family CARF protein, translating into MNIVCLVSRQAMPNVIPVLMYNPSKVYLLMTQEERECGIHLKELFESKNMEVITKENIKAYQIDSVKNALSEIIANDKPDSLFINITGGTKPMSIAAYDFARVNEIPVFYCNTENLELLHLFPKTKTEPFTVKLTIKDYLLSYGYKIIEQKEISEIEKYYSLFKFIETYKLMKSFLEFNEEIKKRLAQSSSKFSVTSFDKNFLFQKNFGSFRIEFGNKHRENFSVNESEYKSGDWLEYYVYYKLNELQGIELMSGVKIQSDRQVSSEIDTIVLKDFKLYLISCKSGKKDNQFDLFQLETIRNISSGTFGKGLFVSVNESSESFLKRAAELQIKVTNISKGDIIEL; encoded by the coding sequence ATGAATATAGTTTGTCTCGTCTCGCGCCAGGCAATGCCGAATGTAATTCCTGTTTTAATGTATAATCCAAGTAAAGTATATCTTTTAATGACTCAAGAAGAAAGGGAGTGCGGAATTCATCTTAAGGAATTGTTTGAATCGAAAAATATGGAGGTTATCACAAAGGAAAATATTAAAGCTTATCAAATTGACTCAGTTAAAAATGCGCTCTCAGAAATTATTGCAAACGATAAACCTGATTCTTTGTTTATAAACATTACAGGCGGAACAAAACCTATGTCTATTGCCGCCTATGATTTTGCCAGAGTAAATGAAATTCCTGTTTTTTATTGTAACACAGAAAATCTGGAACTGTTGCATTTATTTCCTAAAACTAAAACAGAACCTTTTACTGTTAAACTTACAATTAAAGATTATCTGCTTTCTTATGGTTATAAAATTATTGAACAAAAAGAGATTTCGGAGATTGAGAAATACTACTCATTGTTTAAATTTATTGAAACATATAAGCTGATGAAATCTTTTCTGGAGTTTAACGAGGAAATAAAGAAAAGATTAGCTCAATCATCATCAAAATTTTCAGTTACAAGTTTTGATAAGAATTTTCTTTTTCAGAAAAACTTCGGTTCCTTCAGAATTGAATTTGGCAATAAACACCGCGAAAATTTTTCTGTTAATGAATCTGAGTATAAATCCGGTGATTGGCTTGAGTATTATGTCTATTACAAGTTAAATGAACTGCAAGGTATCGAACTGATGTCCGGAGTAAAAATTCAATCTGATAGACAAGTTTCAAGTGAAATTGATACCATTGTTTTAAAAGATTTCAAACTTTATCTGATATCGTGTAAATCAGGTAAAAAGGATAATCAATTCGACTTGTTTCAATTAGAAACTATCAGGAATATTTCTTCAGGAACATTTGGTAAAGGTTTGTTTGTAAGTGTAAACGAAAGTTCTGAGTCGTTTTTAAAAAGAGCGGCTGAACTTCAGATAAAAGTAACTAATATTTCTAAGGGAGATATTATCGAATTATGA
- a CDS encoding HIT family protein, whose product MDCIFCDIISKEADAEIIFENEKFIAFLDINPVNFGHTLVMPKNHFDNFLTIKTEELYGLTKLTQYLAGVVKRAVKADGFNIISNNGVSAGQSVFHFHYHIIPRFENDGHMRYRTVQYKDDEIGKYGDMIRESVQKYKDLLNE is encoded by the coding sequence ATGGATTGTATTTTCTGTGATATTATATCAAAGGAAGCTGATGCAGAAATAATCTTTGAGAATGAAAAATTTATTGCCTTTCTTGATATTAATCCCGTAAACTTTGGTCATACTTTAGTAATGCCGAAAAATCATTTTGATAATTTTTTAACGATAAAAACAGAAGAGCTTTACGGATTGACCAAGCTTACACAATATCTTGCCGGTGTGGTAAAACGTGCTGTTAAAGCAGATGGTTTTAATATTATATCCAATAATGGAGTAAGCGCCGGTCAGTCAGTTTTCCATTTTCATTATCATATAATTCCTCGTTTTGAAAATGATGGTCATATGAGGTATAGAACAGTGCAGTATAAAGATGATGAAATTGGAAAATATGGAGATATGATACGGGAATCGGTACAAAAATATAAGGACTTACTGAATGAATAA
- the kdsB gene encoding 3-deoxy-manno-octulosonate cytidylyltransferase, whose product MAKKGKPKKNSPFVLGVIPARFASTRLLGKPLADIGGKSLLQHTYEGACKSKLVNKIVIAVDDEQVAKTAKKFGASVIMTPKDCPTGSDRIAIAAKEFPRADIIVNIQGDEPFISGMMIDQAIEPLLFDPEVNVSTLVRLIDKVEELESPSVVKVVFDYKNFALYFSRSPIPFVRDAENPKEILESADIYKHIGLYVYRKEFLIKFTKLEPTDLEQLEKLEQLRMLENGFKIKIVETEFDSFSVDTPEDLEKARKIYSKLKKIELAK is encoded by the coding sequence ATGGCAAAGAAGGGGAAACCAAAAAAAAACAGTCCGTTTGTTCTTGGAGTAATACCTGCAAGATTTGCATCAACAAGATTGTTGGGAAAACCGCTTGCAGATATAGGCGGCAAATCACTTTTACAGCATACTTATGAAGGTGCATGCAAATCCAAACTGGTTAATAAAATAGTTATAGCAGTTGATGATGAGCAAGTAGCTAAAACAGCCAAAAAATTTGGCGCATCGGTGATAATGACTCCAAAGGATTGTCCTACCGGTTCGGACAGAATTGCAATTGCTGCAAAGGAGTTTCCAAGAGCCGATATAATTGTTAACATTCAGGGCGATGAGCCTTTTATCAGCGGTATGATGATAGATCAGGCAATTGAACCGCTTTTATTTGATCCTGAAGTTAATGTTTCAACTTTAGTAAGATTGATTGATAAGGTTGAAGAACTTGAATCACCATCTGTTGTTAAAGTTGTATTTGATTATAAAAACTTTGCTCTGTATTTCTCCCGCTCACCAATACCTTTTGTACGTGATGCGGAAAATCCGAAAGAGATTCTTGAGAGTGCTGATATTTATAAACACATTGGTTTATATGTTTACAGAAAAGAATTCTTGATTAAGTTTACTAAGCTTGAGCCGACAGACCTTGAACAATTGGAAAAACTTGAGCAGTTAAGAATGCTGGAAAACGGTTTTAAAATAAAAATTGTTGAAACAGAATTTGACAGCTTTTCTGTAGATACACCTGAAGACCTTGAAAAAGCAAGAAAAATTTATTCTAAACTTAAAAAGATTGAGTTAGCAAAATGA
- a CDS encoding lysophospholipid acyltransferase family protein yields the protein MITYIKIFFIIIHTFICSILALIFIAVDRTFTLYHYLAKYFPFGVLLISGVKVKMTGLENIDRKAVYVFASNHSSQLDITALQWGVPNRMSMIFKKELARIPFFGWQLYLGPYVVVDRKDPQAAMKSLQRAKWIMDKKKISILVFPEGTRSKTGEVQSFKRGAFYLAAHSGYPIVPITINGTDKIMPKGTFKLKSGTIYMHFDKPISTDNIKSKPDEIELMEKVRKIIISNQKEIN from the coding sequence TTGATAACTTATATTAAAATATTTTTTATAATTATTCATACTTTTATCTGTTCAATTTTAGCTCTGATTTTTATTGCAGTTGACCGTACATTTACTCTATATCACTACCTTGCAAAATATTTTCCCTTTGGTGTATTATTGATTTCTGGTGTTAAAGTAAAGATGACCGGACTTGAAAACATTGACCGCAAAGCAGTATATGTTTTCGCTTCCAATCATTCAAGTCAGCTTGATATTACTGCTTTACAATGGGGTGTACCTAACAGAATGAGTATGATATTTAAGAAAGAACTTGCCCGCATTCCTTTTTTTGGATGGCAATTGTATCTAGGACCTTATGTAGTTGTTGATAGAAAAGATCCTCAGGCTGCAATGAAAAGTCTGCAGCGTGCAAAATGGATTATGGATAAAAAAAAGATTTCCATTTTAGTTTTTCCTGAGGGTACAAGAAGTAAAACCGGTGAAGTGCAAAGTTTTAAGCGTGGTGCGTTTTATCTTGCCGCACACAGCGGATATCCTATTGTTCCGATTACAATAAATGGTACGGATAAAATTATGCCTAAAGGAACATTTAAACTAAAAAGCGGAACTATCTATATGCACTTTGATAAACCGATTTCAACTGATAACATAAAATCCAAACCAGATGAAATTGAATTGATGGAAAAAGTAAGAAAAATAATTATCAGTAATCAGAAAGAAATAAACTAA
- a CDS encoding M48 family metallopeptidase codes for MDSKKYNNTKLFIGITKGIVSFILLFMFVLLGYSFRLEEFIRSYTQDNYFVFILYVFAIGVISSVLFAPVNFYTGFYLEHKYNLSNQTFKKYVVENLKSMIVGLVIGVPVLLLFFFVLNQFEDLWWLVFASAMFLISVVLAQIFPILIMPIFYKIIPLNDDELKTRITKLAKGAGITVQNVFSFNMSKNTKKANAAFTGLGKTKRIILGDTLLNDYSKDEIETVIAHELGHYKHKHIQKNILFGTAASFLTFFIISLLYKHSLSWFDFNSILQIAALPVLSLWAMLVGLIQTPISNILSRKYEFEADRYAVESTLKPDSFISTLNKLTDQNLGDRQPHPFVEWFFYSHPSVKNRINALEKFAEAKGIIELKKEQPAEVED; via the coding sequence ATGGATTCAAAAAAATACAATAATACTAAGCTCTTTATCGGAATTACCAAAGGTATTGTTAGTTTTATTCTGTTATTTATGTTTGTACTACTCGGGTATAGTTTCAGATTAGAAGAATTTATTCGCAGTTATACACAAGATAATTACTTTGTCTTTATTCTTTATGTGTTTGCAATCGGAGTTATTTCTTCCGTTCTTTTTGCACCTGTAAACTTTTACACAGGTTTTTATCTTGAGCATAAATACAATTTATCCAACCAGACATTTAAGAAATATGTTGTGGAGAATCTGAAATCAATGATTGTTGGATTGGTGATTGGTGTTCCCGTATTATTGCTTTTCTTTTTTGTCTTAAATCAGTTTGAAGATTTATGGTGGCTGGTTTTTGCTTCTGCTATGTTTTTAATTTCAGTTGTGCTGGCACAGATTTTCCCGATACTTATCATGCCGATATTTTATAAAATCATTCCTTTGAATGATGATGAATTAAAAACTAGAATTACAAAACTTGCTAAAGGAGCGGGTATAACTGTTCAGAATGTTTTTTCTTTTAATATGAGCAAGAATACAAAAAAAGCTAATGCCGCTTTTACAGGATTAGGAAAAACAAAACGGATTATTCTTGGCGATACTTTACTTAACGATTATTCTAAAGATGAAATAGAAACGGTTATTGCACACGAACTAGGTCATTATAAACATAAGCATATTCAAAAGAATATTTTATTCGGTACCGCTGCAAGTTTTTTAACATTTTTTATTATTTCACTTTTATACAAGCATTCGCTTAGCTGGTTTGATTTTAACAGCATATTACAAATTGCTGCATTGCCGGTTTTAAGTTTATGGGCGATGCTTGTAGGTTTGATTCAAACACCAATCTCAAATATCCTTTCAAGAAAATATGAGTTTGAAGCTGACAGATATGCAGTTGAATCAACTTTGAAGCCGGATAGTTTTATAAGTACATTAAATAAACTTACAGATCAAAATCTTGGTGATCGTCAGCCTCATCCGTTTGTTGAATGGTTTTTTTATTCCCATCCTTCTGTTAAAAACAGAATTAATGCTTTGGAAAAATTTGCTGAAGCAAAAGGAATTATTGAGTTAAAAAAAGAACAGCCTGCAGAGGTGGAAGATTGA
- a CDS encoding pyridoxal-phosphate dependent enzyme, producing the protein MITPKKIQLANIPTPLEEIKFAGKSLLLKRDDLTGCELSGNKIRKLEYLLADAKHQKADIIFTSGGDQSNHARATVIAARKIGLKTKLFLWGKDSKSPNGNFFLDKIFGADVEFFSEKEYENVNDIMFKQRMELLKKGKNAYVFPGGGSTTLGIWGYINFINELKEQVDLKKIDSIVAACGSGGTAAGMLVGAALNKLNIKIVAVHVLMSKKEMEKHILQLAEGCILDYKLDCKINPDNLVVVSGYSKEGYKRISETKLKLLRKFALESGILLDPAYTGKAFTAYYEKYIKSGKGKKNIFVHTGGLFAVFARTKEYLNSVNL; encoded by the coding sequence ATGATAACACCCAAAAAAATACAACTCGCAAATATTCCTACTCCGTTAGAAGAAATTAAATTTGCCGGAAAATCTTTACTGCTTAAACGCGATGATCTTACAGGCTGTGAATTATCCGGAAACAAGATAAGAAAACTGGAATACTTACTTGCTGACGCAAAGCATCAAAAAGCTGATATCATATTCACCTCAGGCGGTGATCAGTCTAATCACGCAAGAGCGACAGTAATAGCCGCCCGGAAAATCGGACTTAAGACAAAATTATTTCTTTGGGGAAAAGACTCCAAATCACCAAATGGAAATTTTTTTCTTGATAAAATATTTGGCGCTGATGTTGAATTCTTTTCTGAAAAAGAATATGAAAATGTTAATGATATAATGTTTAAGCAAAGAATGGAGCTGCTTAAAAAAGGAAAGAATGCTTATGTATTTCCCGGAGGCGGTTCTACTACACTTGGAATCTGGGGCTACATCAATTTTATTAATGAACTTAAAGAGCAAGTGGATCTTAAAAAAATTGATTCAATTGTTGCTGCTTGCGGTTCAGGTGGAACAGCCGCAGGTATGCTGGTCGGTGCTGCATTAAATAAACTTAATATAAAAATTGTTGCTGTGCATGTTTTGATGTCAAAGAAGGAAATGGAAAAGCATATTCTGCAGCTTGCAGAAGGCTGTATCCTTGATTATAAACTTGATTGTAAAATAAATCCGGATAATCTTGTAGTAGTAAGCGGTTATTCAAAGGAAGGGTATAAAAGGATTTCTGAGACAAAATTAAAACTACTAAGAAAATTTGCACTTGAATCTGGGATATTACTCGATCCGGCATATACAGGTAAAGCATTTACAGCTTACTATGAAAAATATATTAAATCTGGTAAAGGGAAGAAAAATATTTTTGTTCATACAGGCGGGCTGTTTGCAGTTTTTGCAAGAACAAAAGAGTATCTTAATAGTGTGAATTTATAA
- the csm6 gene encoding CRISPR-associated ring nuclease Csm6: MKTKNILICVSGLTPQIITETLFCLSVKNKIPIHEIYVLTTQRGKNVIQGTDKAPNTPKSALKSEIENLCQQYKVNLPKFENNSEHIITAKEESLELSDIRTDKHNILFPNRMCEFIKSISTRDNTNLYCSISGGRKTMSVHLAFALTLFGRENDKLLHVLTSEKNEFKGFYPKNKQDAKELELSEIPFIRLRSILGSEIKDLKNYSDFVEKTQNQLKALTNKTKIILKTDTREVKFGLNSIKLEPQEFAIYFKLLEIKQEGKEKLTIGYLADIEFANAVYSFMREKYPYYYFDGKKKNTWWLKGFGHEAIRTKRSKINKCLAPLFDDEVTADQFIISSEREYGNTKYFIKSETDKIKLSY; the protein is encoded by the coding sequence ATGAAAACTAAGAATATTCTCATTTGTGTTTCTGGTCTTACACCTCAAATTATAACCGAAACCCTTTTTTGTCTTTCGGTAAAAAATAAAATTCCGATACACGAAATTTATGTGCTTACTACACAAAGGGGGAAAAATGTGATACAAGGAACTGACAAAGCACCTAATACTCCTAAATCTGCTCTTAAATCCGAAATTGAAAATTTGTGTCAACAGTACAAAGTAAATCTGCCAAAGTTTGAGAATAACAGTGAGCATATTATTACGGCTAAGGAAGAATCATTAGAGCTTTCTGATATTCGTACAGATAAACATAATATACTTTTTCCTAACAGAATGTGCGAGTTTATCAAAAGCATTTCAACTCGAGATAATACGAACTTATATTGTTCAATTTCTGGCGGAAGAAAAACTATGAGTGTCCATCTTGCCTTTGCACTAACTTTATTTGGGCGCGAAAATGATAAGTTGCTTCATGTGCTTACTTCTGAAAAAAATGAATTCAAAGGCTTTTATCCAAAAAATAAACAAGATGCAAAGGAGTTAGAACTTTCTGAAATACCATTTATTCGTCTAAGATCCATTTTAGGAAGCGAGATAAAAGATCTTAAAAATTACTCGGATTTTGTTGAAAAAACTCAGAATCAATTAAAAGCGCTAACTAATAAAACAAAAATTATTCTGAAGACTGATACAAGAGAAGTAAAATTTGGACTAAATTCTATAAAGCTAGAGCCACAAGAATTTGCAATTTATTTTAAATTGTTAGAGATAAAACAAGAAGGGAAAGAAAAACTTACAATAGGTTATTTAGCAGACATAGAATTTGCAAATGCTGTTTATAGTTTTATGCGTGAAAAATATCCATACTATTATTTCGATGGAAAGAAGAAAAACACATGGTGGCTAAAAGGTTTTGGACATGAAGCAATCCGTACAAAGCGTTCCAAAATTAACAAATGTTTAGCGCCGCTTTTTGATGATGAAGTTACTGCTGACCAATTTATAATCAGCAGTGAAAGAGAATACGGAAACACAAAATATTTTATAAAATCCGAAACAGACAAAATTAAATTATCGTACTAA
- the gatC gene encoding Asp-tRNA(Asn)/Glu-tRNA(Gln) amidotransferase subunit GatC, whose protein sequence is MSVTKKDVEEIASLAKLKFTDEEMQSFTIQMNEILAYMDKLNELDTENIKPLSHPVEQVNIFREDKLKESVSVEEALKNSPDKTDQHFKVPKVIGDK, encoded by the coding sequence ATGTCTGTTACAAAAAAAGATGTTGAAGAAATTGCATCACTTGCTAAACTGAAATTTACAGACGAAGAAATGCAAAGTTTTACAATTCAAATGAATGAGATTTTAGCTTATATGGATAAACTTAATGAGCTTGATACAGAAAATATCAAGCCGCTTTCGCATCCGGTTGAACAAGTAAATATATTTCGGGAAGATAAATTAAAAGAATCCGTTTCGGTTGAAGAAGCATTAAAAAATTCTCCTGATAAAACTGATCAGCATTTTAAAGTTCCAAAAGTTATTGGTGATAAATAA